Proteins from a genomic interval of Bombus affinis isolate iyBomAffi1 chromosome 14, iyBomAffi1.2, whole genome shotgun sequence:
- the LOC126923963 gene encoding serine/threonine-protein phosphatase 2A 55 kDa regulatory subunit B alpha isoform isoform X2 encodes MDWSMSDIRSARNFAHLSRAVPMFFSVEEVHEKLSKLLGNGDIQWCFSQVKGTLEDDVTEADIISCVEFNHDGDLLATGDKGGRVVIFQRDPVSKNSIPRRGEYNVYSTFQSHEPEFDYLKSLEIEEKINKIRWLKRKNPAHFLLSTNDKTIKLWKVSERDKRVEGYNTKEENGTIRDPACITSLRVPTIKPMELMVEASPRRIFANAHTYHINSISVNSDQETYLSADDLRINLWHLEITDQSFNIVDIKPTNMEELTEVITAAEFHPAECNVLVYSSSKGTIRLCDMRSAALCDQHSKLFEEPEDPTNRSFFSEIISSISDVKLSNSGRYMISRDYLSVKVWDLQMETKPIECYPVHEYLRSKLCSLYENDCIFDKFECCWSGNDSAIMTGSYNNFFRVFDRTTKRDLTLEAARDIAKPKTLLKPRKVCTGGKRKKDEISVDCLDFNKKILHTAWHPSENVVAVAATNNLFLFQDKL; translated from the exons ATGGACTGGTCGATGTCAGATATTCGCTCAGCCAGGAATTTTGCGCATTTATCCAGGGCTGTACCTATGTTTTTCTCTGTGGAAGAAGTGCATGAGAAACTATCAAAACTTCtag GTAATGGTGACATACAGTGGTGTTTTTCACAGGTGAAAGGAACATTAGAAGACGATGTCACTGAAG CTGATATAATCTCATGTGTTGAATTTAACCATGATGGCGATCTTCTTGCAACAGGAGATAAAGGTGGTCGGGTGGTTATTTTTCAGAGGGATCCTGTT AGTAAAAACAGTATACCCCGAAGAGGTGAATACAATGTATACAGCACCTTTCAAAGTCATGAACCTGAATTCGATTACCTGAAATCATTAGAGATAGAggaaaaaattaacaaaattaggtggttaaaaagaaaaaatccagCACATTTTCTACTTTCCACAAATGATAAAACAATTAAATTGTGGAAAGTTAGTGAACGAGATAAAAGAGTAGAAGGCTATAatacaaaagaagaaaatggTACAATTCGTGATCCCGCTTGTATCACTTCCTTGAGG GTACCAACTATAAAACCAATGGAATTGATGGTAGAAGCATCCCCAAGGAGAATATTTGCCAATGCGCACACCTATCATATAAACAGTATAAGTGTTAACAGTGATCAGGAAACATACCTCAGTGCTGATGATCTTAGAATTAACCTTTGGCACCTTGAAATCACAGACCAGAGTTTTA ATATAGTAGACATTAAGCCAACTAATATGGAGGAACTAACAGAAGTAATAACTGCTGCGGAATTTCACCCGGCAGAATGTAACGTCTTGGTATATAGTAGTAGCAAAGGAACAATTAGACTCTGTGACATGAGATCTGCTGCGCTTTGTGACCAACATAGTAAGCTCTTTGAAGAACCAGAAGATCCAACAAACAGAAGTTTCTTCTCTGAAATAATTTCGAGTATAAGTGATGTGAAACTTAGTAATTCGGGAAGATATATGATCAGTAGAGACTACCTCAGTGTGAAAGTGTGGGATTTGCAAATGGAAACAAAACCCATTGAGTGTTACCCT GTACATGAATACCTAAGATCAAAGTTATGTTCATTATATGAGAATGATTGTATCTTTGACAAATTCGAGTGCTGTTGGAGTGGTAATGATTCTGCTATTATGACGGGTTCATACAATAATTTCTTCAGAGTATTCGATCGTACAACTAAACGTGATCTCACATTGGAAGCAGCACGTGACATTGCCAAACCAAAAACACTTCTAAAACCACGTAAA GTTTGTACTGGTGGTAAACGTAAAAAGGATGAAATTAGCGTGGACTGCCTTGATTTcaataaaaagatattacataCTGCTTGGCATCCATCTGAAAATGTAGTAGCTGTTGCTGCTACGAATAATCTCTTCCTATTTCAAGACAAACTCTAG
- the LOC126923963 gene encoding protein phosphatase PP2A 55 kDa regulatory subunit isoform X5, producing MAGNGDIQWCFSQVKGTLEDDVTEADIISCVEFNHDGDLLATGDKGGRVVIFQRDPVSKNSIPRRGEYNVYSTFQSHEPEFDYLKSLEIEEKINKIRWLKRKNPAHFLLSTNDKTIKLWKVSERDKRVEGYNTKEENGTIRDPACITSLRVPTIKPMELMVEASPRRIFANAHTYHINSISVNSDQETYLSADDLRINLWHLEITDQSFNIVDIKPTNMEELTEVITAAEFHPAECNVLVYSSSKGTIRLCDMRSAALCDQHSKLFEEPEDPTNRSFFSEIISSISDVKLSNSGRYMISRDYLSVKVWDLQMETKPIECYPVHEYLRSKLCSLYENDCIFDKFECCWSGNDSAIMTGSYNNFFRVFDRTTKRDLTLEAARDIAKPKTLLKPRKVCTGGKRKKDEISVDCLDFNKKILHTAWHPSENVVAVAATNNLFLFQDKL from the exons ATGGCCG GTAATGGTGACATACAGTGGTGTTTTTCACAGGTGAAAGGAACATTAGAAGACGATGTCACTGAAG CTGATATAATCTCATGTGTTGAATTTAACCATGATGGCGATCTTCTTGCAACAGGAGATAAAGGTGGTCGGGTGGTTATTTTTCAGAGGGATCCTGTT AGTAAAAACAGTATACCCCGAAGAGGTGAATACAATGTATACAGCACCTTTCAAAGTCATGAACCTGAATTCGATTACCTGAAATCATTAGAGATAGAggaaaaaattaacaaaattaggtggttaaaaagaaaaaatccagCACATTTTCTACTTTCCACAAATGATAAAACAATTAAATTGTGGAAAGTTAGTGAACGAGATAAAAGAGTAGAAGGCTATAatacaaaagaagaaaatggTACAATTCGTGATCCCGCTTGTATCACTTCCTTGAGG GTACCAACTATAAAACCAATGGAATTGATGGTAGAAGCATCCCCAAGGAGAATATTTGCCAATGCGCACACCTATCATATAAACAGTATAAGTGTTAACAGTGATCAGGAAACATACCTCAGTGCTGATGATCTTAGAATTAACCTTTGGCACCTTGAAATCACAGACCAGAGTTTTA ATATAGTAGACATTAAGCCAACTAATATGGAGGAACTAACAGAAGTAATAACTGCTGCGGAATTTCACCCGGCAGAATGTAACGTCTTGGTATATAGTAGTAGCAAAGGAACAATTAGACTCTGTGACATGAGATCTGCTGCGCTTTGTGACCAACATAGTAAGCTCTTTGAAGAACCAGAAGATCCAACAAACAGAAGTTTCTTCTCTGAAATAATTTCGAGTATAAGTGATGTGAAACTTAGTAATTCGGGAAGATATATGATCAGTAGAGACTACCTCAGTGTGAAAGTGTGGGATTTGCAAATGGAAACAAAACCCATTGAGTGTTACCCT GTACATGAATACCTAAGATCAAAGTTATGTTCATTATATGAGAATGATTGTATCTTTGACAAATTCGAGTGCTGTTGGAGTGGTAATGATTCTGCTATTATGACGGGTTCATACAATAATTTCTTCAGAGTATTCGATCGTACAACTAAACGTGATCTCACATTGGAAGCAGCACGTGACATTGCCAAACCAAAAACACTTCTAAAACCACGTAAA GTTTGTACTGGTGGTAAACGTAAAAAGGATGAAATTAGCGTGGACTGCCTTGATTTcaataaaaagatattacataCTGCTTGGCATCCATCTGAAAATGTAGTAGCTGTTGCTGCTACGAATAATCTCTTCCTATTTCAAGACAAACTCTAG
- the LOC126923963 gene encoding protein phosphatase PP2A 55 kDa regulatory subunit isoform X4: MDCAETSSNGDIQWCFSQVKGTLEDDVTEADIISCVEFNHDGDLLATGDKGGRVVIFQRDPVSKNSIPRRGEYNVYSTFQSHEPEFDYLKSLEIEEKINKIRWLKRKNPAHFLLSTNDKTIKLWKVSERDKRVEGYNTKEENGTIRDPACITSLRVPTIKPMELMVEASPRRIFANAHTYHINSISVNSDQETYLSADDLRINLWHLEITDQSFNIVDIKPTNMEELTEVITAAEFHPAECNVLVYSSSKGTIRLCDMRSAALCDQHSKLFEEPEDPTNRSFFSEIISSISDVKLSNSGRYMISRDYLSVKVWDLQMETKPIECYPVHEYLRSKLCSLYENDCIFDKFECCWSGNDSAIMTGSYNNFFRVFDRTTKRDLTLEAARDIAKPKTLLKPRKVCTGGKRKKDEISVDCLDFNKKILHTAWHPSENVVAVAATNNLFLFQDKL; this comes from the exons ATGGATTGCGCCGAAACTTCAA GTAATGGTGACATACAGTGGTGTTTTTCACAGGTGAAAGGAACATTAGAAGACGATGTCACTGAAG CTGATATAATCTCATGTGTTGAATTTAACCATGATGGCGATCTTCTTGCAACAGGAGATAAAGGTGGTCGGGTGGTTATTTTTCAGAGGGATCCTGTT AGTAAAAACAGTATACCCCGAAGAGGTGAATACAATGTATACAGCACCTTTCAAAGTCATGAACCTGAATTCGATTACCTGAAATCATTAGAGATAGAggaaaaaattaacaaaattaggtggttaaaaagaaaaaatccagCACATTTTCTACTTTCCACAAATGATAAAACAATTAAATTGTGGAAAGTTAGTGAACGAGATAAAAGAGTAGAAGGCTATAatacaaaagaagaaaatggTACAATTCGTGATCCCGCTTGTATCACTTCCTTGAGG GTACCAACTATAAAACCAATGGAATTGATGGTAGAAGCATCCCCAAGGAGAATATTTGCCAATGCGCACACCTATCATATAAACAGTATAAGTGTTAACAGTGATCAGGAAACATACCTCAGTGCTGATGATCTTAGAATTAACCTTTGGCACCTTGAAATCACAGACCAGAGTTTTA ATATAGTAGACATTAAGCCAACTAATATGGAGGAACTAACAGAAGTAATAACTGCTGCGGAATTTCACCCGGCAGAATGTAACGTCTTGGTATATAGTAGTAGCAAAGGAACAATTAGACTCTGTGACATGAGATCTGCTGCGCTTTGTGACCAACATAGTAAGCTCTTTGAAGAACCAGAAGATCCAACAAACAGAAGTTTCTTCTCTGAAATAATTTCGAGTATAAGTGATGTGAAACTTAGTAATTCGGGAAGATATATGATCAGTAGAGACTACCTCAGTGTGAAAGTGTGGGATTTGCAAATGGAAACAAAACCCATTGAGTGTTACCCT GTACATGAATACCTAAGATCAAAGTTATGTTCATTATATGAGAATGATTGTATCTTTGACAAATTCGAGTGCTGTTGGAGTGGTAATGATTCTGCTATTATGACGGGTTCATACAATAATTTCTTCAGAGTATTCGATCGTACAACTAAACGTGATCTCACATTGGAAGCAGCACGTGACATTGCCAAACCAAAAACACTTCTAAAACCACGTAAA GTTTGTACTGGTGGTAAACGTAAAAAGGATGAAATTAGCGTGGACTGCCTTGATTTcaataaaaagatattacataCTGCTTGGCATCCATCTGAAAATGTAGTAGCTGTTGCTGCTACGAATAATCTCTTCCTATTTCAAGACAAACTCTAG
- the LOC126923963 gene encoding protein phosphatase PP2A 55 kDa regulatory subunit isoform X3: MKSPSNIMRQSSLTKLGSMINTAVNKRVGNGDIQWCFSQVKGTLEDDVTEADIISCVEFNHDGDLLATGDKGGRVVIFQRDPVSKNSIPRRGEYNVYSTFQSHEPEFDYLKSLEIEEKINKIRWLKRKNPAHFLLSTNDKTIKLWKVSERDKRVEGYNTKEENGTIRDPACITSLRVPTIKPMELMVEASPRRIFANAHTYHINSISVNSDQETYLSADDLRINLWHLEITDQSFNIVDIKPTNMEELTEVITAAEFHPAECNVLVYSSSKGTIRLCDMRSAALCDQHSKLFEEPEDPTNRSFFSEIISSISDVKLSNSGRYMISRDYLSVKVWDLQMETKPIECYPVHEYLRSKLCSLYENDCIFDKFECCWSGNDSAIMTGSYNNFFRVFDRTTKRDLTLEAARDIAKPKTLLKPRKVCTGGKRKKDEISVDCLDFNKKILHTAWHPSENVVAVAATNNLFLFQDKL, translated from the exons GTAATGGTGACATACAGTGGTGTTTTTCACAGGTGAAAGGAACATTAGAAGACGATGTCACTGAAG CTGATATAATCTCATGTGTTGAATTTAACCATGATGGCGATCTTCTTGCAACAGGAGATAAAGGTGGTCGGGTGGTTATTTTTCAGAGGGATCCTGTT AGTAAAAACAGTATACCCCGAAGAGGTGAATACAATGTATACAGCACCTTTCAAAGTCATGAACCTGAATTCGATTACCTGAAATCATTAGAGATAGAggaaaaaattaacaaaattaggtggttaaaaagaaaaaatccagCACATTTTCTACTTTCCACAAATGATAAAACAATTAAATTGTGGAAAGTTAGTGAACGAGATAAAAGAGTAGAAGGCTATAatacaaaagaagaaaatggTACAATTCGTGATCCCGCTTGTATCACTTCCTTGAGG GTACCAACTATAAAACCAATGGAATTGATGGTAGAAGCATCCCCAAGGAGAATATTTGCCAATGCGCACACCTATCATATAAACAGTATAAGTGTTAACAGTGATCAGGAAACATACCTCAGTGCTGATGATCTTAGAATTAACCTTTGGCACCTTGAAATCACAGACCAGAGTTTTA ATATAGTAGACATTAAGCCAACTAATATGGAGGAACTAACAGAAGTAATAACTGCTGCGGAATTTCACCCGGCAGAATGTAACGTCTTGGTATATAGTAGTAGCAAAGGAACAATTAGACTCTGTGACATGAGATCTGCTGCGCTTTGTGACCAACATAGTAAGCTCTTTGAAGAACCAGAAGATCCAACAAACAGAAGTTTCTTCTCTGAAATAATTTCGAGTATAAGTGATGTGAAACTTAGTAATTCGGGAAGATATATGATCAGTAGAGACTACCTCAGTGTGAAAGTGTGGGATTTGCAAATGGAAACAAAACCCATTGAGTGTTACCCT GTACATGAATACCTAAGATCAAAGTTATGTTCATTATATGAGAATGATTGTATCTTTGACAAATTCGAGTGCTGTTGGAGTGGTAATGATTCTGCTATTATGACGGGTTCATACAATAATTTCTTCAGAGTATTCGATCGTACAACTAAACGTGATCTCACATTGGAAGCAGCACGTGACATTGCCAAACCAAAAACACTTCTAAAACCACGTAAA GTTTGTACTGGTGGTAAACGTAAAAAGGATGAAATTAGCGTGGACTGCCTTGATTTcaataaaaagatattacataCTGCTTGGCATCCATCTGAAAATGTAGTAGCTGTTGCTGCTACGAATAATCTCTTCCTATTTCAAGACAAACTCTAG
- the LOC126923959 gene encoding protein TRC8 homolog yields the protein MDTFIREKLYTFVDVIIRVPPLFIIDELLRIGLGLSDNNVVLDSSEHDFKISKVSDHIVDSILPTSFLDLFDFDHFGYKMHFIILLKFLCCCLGYITAICIFMLWTKHLIIVYLYLISVGAIFISYWSNISTMKAIITYVSTHESTTSILDDILYLNLKYVLNEGPGFLIIQNYVLQCLLASIFCYIHLAPKHPVLQKFLVLSFMTPSILGICPLPTQVLHHLPVFATLLPLAVCKFVIWFNGITMMNAIYMGYQYARNFISNHGLSALAETEWIRLNIPYVLRMFWMLRVGGQMFQILGNHYGEETFTYYIMLRSLLVNGCETLTAVLGMTSIISFICDYIGCFFQWVLLTEDEEEKSIGTVSAILFYVLALQTGLTSLDREKRLVRLCRNFCLLFTAVLHFVHNIVNPLLMSLSASHNPALHRHIRALAVCVFLILFPVSLLIFLWSHYTVSTWLLAVSVFSIEVIVKVLVSLAIYSLFLIDAYRSVFWEQLDDCVYIIRSFGNTIEFAFGIVLFFNGFWILVFESGGAIRAIMICIHAYFNIWCEAKAGWSVFMKRRSAVNKINSLPEAKAEQLRVLDDVCAICYQEMQSAKITRCNHYFHSVCLRKWLYVQDRCPLCHDVLYKIENSLNGKDNEVIAGNQGAQANVANVFEVNEDR from the exons ATGGATACATTTATACGAGAGAAGTTGTACACCTTTGTGGATGTTATAATTAGAGTTCCACCTTTATTTATCATAGATGAACTACTTAGAATAGGACTTGGATTATCTGATAACAATGTTGTGCTAGATAGTAGTGAACatgattttaaaatatcaaaagtaTCAGATCACATTGTGGATTCGATACTACCTACTTCGTTTCTAGATTTATTTGATTTTGATCACTTTGGTTACAAAATGCATTTCATAATTCTACTAAAATTTCTATGCTGCTGTTTAG GATATATTACtgcaatatgtatatttatgttaTGGACAAAACATCTTATCATTGTATACCTATACTTAATATCAGTAGGAGCAATATTTATATCCTATTGGTCAAATATTAGTACAATGAAAGCTATCATTACATATGTGAGCACACATGAATCAACAACTAGCATACTTGatgatattttgtatcttaACTTGAAATACGTTTTAAATGAAGGACCAGGCTTCCTGATAATCCAGAATTATGTATTACAATGCTTATTAGCTAGTATTTTTTGTTATATTCATCTTGCACCAAAACACCCGGTTCTGCAAAAATTTCTTGTACTGAGTTTTATGACACCGTCGATTTTGGGCATTTGTCCACTCCCG ACACAAGTGCTCCATCATCTACCAGTATTCGCAACACTTCTTCCGTTAGCTGTATGTAAATTTGTCATTTGGTTTAACGGCATCACCATGATGAACGCAATTTATATGGGTTATCAATATGCGCGTAATTTCATAAGCAATCACGGTCTTTCCGCGCTCGCTGAAACCGAATGGATTCGATTGAACATTCCGTATGTGCTACGCATGTTTTGGATGTTACGCGTGGGAGGACAAATGTTTCAAATCCTTGGAAATCATTATGGCGAAGAGACGTTCACCTACTACATAATGCTTAGAAGTTTATTAGTCAATGGCTGCGAGACTTTGACGGCAGTCTTAGGAATGACTAGCATAATTTCGTTTATTTGTGATTACATCGGTTGTTTCTTTCAATGGGTGCTACTTACGGAAGACGAAGAGGAGAAGAGTATCGGTACCGTATCCGCGATTTTATTTTACGTGCTGGCCCTGCAAACTGGACTGACGAGTTTGGACAGAGAGAAACGTTTGGTCAGACTGTGCCGTAATTTTTGTTTATTGTTTACGGCGGTTCTACATTTCGTCCACAACATCGTCAATCCGTTGTTGATGTCGCTCAGCGCCTCGCATAATCCAGCGCTTCATCGACACATCCGCGCTCTGGCAGTTTGTGTATTTTTAATACTGTTTCCAGTATCATTGTTGATATTCCTTTGGTCGCACTATACCGTAAGCACTTGGTTACTGGCAGTATCGGTGTTTAGTATCGAAGTAATAGTAAAAGTGTTGGTTTCACTTGCGATCTATTCCCTCTTCCTGATCGATGCTTACCGTAGCGTGTTCTGGGAGCAACTCGACGACTgcgtatatataatacgatctTTCGGTAACACTATCGAATTCGCATTCGGTATTGTCCTATTCTTCAACGGCTTTTGGATCTTAGTGTTTGAATCTGGTGGAGCAATTCGTGCCATCATGATATGCATTCATGCGTACTTTAATATATGGTGTGAGGCGAAAGCCGGATGGAGTGTGTTCATGAAGCGTCGATCAGCTGTTAATAAGATTAATTCCCTTCCGGAAGCAAAGGCGGAACAGCTTCGAGTGTTAGATGATGTGTGCGCTATTTGCTATCAGGAAATGCAAAGTGCCAAGATCACGCGCTGTAATCACTACTTCCACAGTGTTTGTTTACGAAAGTGGCTGTACGTCCAGGACCGCTGTCCACTTTGCCACGATGTATTGTACAAAATCGAGAACTCGCTGAACGGTAAAGATAACGAAGTAATCGCTGGTAATCAAGGCGCGCAGGCGAACGTTGCAAACGTCTTCGAAGTAAACGAAGACAGGTGA